One genomic region from Polycladomyces subterraneus encodes:
- the hemC gene encoding hydroxymethylbilane synthase — protein MRTVVVGTRKSALALTQTGWVMDRLREANPRWELRQEKIVTKGDRILDVTLSKIGGKGLFVKEIEQALLDGRIDIAVHSMKDMPGEMPDGLVIGAVTQREDPRDCLITRSGHSLEKLPPGARIGTSSLRRQAQILAYRPDVTVEPVRGNLETRLRKMEEGQFDAILLAVAGLSRMGWQDRVTQALSTDIMVPAVGQGALAVQCRADDTEVLEGLKKINDPKTERAVRAERAFLHVFEGGCHLPVGAYAEATDGSIHLIGMVAHPDGRKVLRGAVEGAEPEQVGRILAQQLLEQGAGELLSALREEMSR, from the coding sequence ATGCGAACCGTAGTGGTGGGAACAAGGAAAAGCGCTTTGGCGTTGACCCAGACCGGTTGGGTGATGGACCGGCTTCGGGAAGCGAATCCCCGCTGGGAGCTGCGTCAGGAAAAAATCGTGACCAAAGGAGATCGTATTTTGGATGTCACCTTGTCTAAAATCGGAGGCAAGGGGCTTTTCGTCAAGGAAATTGAACAAGCGCTGTTGGATGGGCGGATTGATATTGCCGTCCACAGCATGAAGGATATGCCCGGTGAAATGCCGGATGGTCTGGTGATCGGCGCGGTGACGCAGCGGGAAGACCCGCGCGACTGCCTGATCACCCGCAGTGGGCATTCATTGGAGAAACTGCCGCCCGGTGCGCGGATCGGTACCAGCAGTCTGCGCAGGCAGGCACAAATATTGGCGTATCGGCCCGATGTAACAGTGGAGCCGGTGCGTGGCAATCTGGAAACCCGTCTGCGCAAAATGGAGGAAGGGCAGTTTGACGCCATTCTCCTAGCGGTGGCCGGCTTGTCCCGGATGGGCTGGCAAGATCGTGTGACGCAAGCGCTTTCGACAGATATCATGGTGCCGGCCGTGGGGCAAGGGGCATTGGCCGTCCAGTGTCGTGCCGACGATACTGAAGTGTTGGAAGGATTGAAGAAGATCAACGATCCAAAGACTGAACGGGCCGTTCGAGCGGAACGGGCGTTTTTGCATGTATTTGAAGGCGGTTGCCATTTACCGGTGGGCGCGTACGCCGAGGCAACGGACGGATCGATCCACCTGATCGGCATGGTGGCGCACCCGGACGGTCGGAAGGTGTTACGCGGCGCTGTCGAAGGCGCGGAACCGGAGCAAGTCGGCCGTATACTGGCACAGCAGTTACTGGAACAAGGAGCGGGAGAATTGTTGTCGGCTTTGCGAGAGGAGATGAGCAGATGA
- a CDS encoding precorrin-2 dehydrogenase/sirohydrochlorin ferrochelatase family protein: MKRFYPMMVDLTGRRCLVVGGGSVAERKTASLLEGGADVIVVSPDVTPGLQVWAEQGEITYHPRPYRKGDAAGCTLVIAATDQEAVNRAVYEEAQACGAWINVVDRPDLCNFTVPSTLRRGQLQIAVSTGGASPTLAKKIRQELEETYGPEYAVYLNLLKEMRQRIQEAVADAAVRHQLMARLVDEEWMVLCKTDPNEARRRMESWIEQAATAEISG, encoded by the coding sequence ATGAAACGGTTTTATCCGATGATGGTGGATTTGACCGGTCGGCGTTGCCTCGTGGTGGGCGGTGGATCGGTGGCGGAACGAAAAACGGCCTCGCTGTTGGAAGGGGGCGCCGACGTGATCGTGGTCAGTCCGGATGTGACCCCGGGTCTGCAAGTGTGGGCGGAGCAGGGAGAAATTACGTACCACCCCCGTCCCTATCGCAAAGGAGATGCGGCTGGATGTACCCTGGTGATCGCCGCCACGGATCAGGAGGCAGTCAACCGGGCGGTGTATGAAGAGGCGCAGGCATGCGGGGCCTGGATCAATGTGGTGGACCGACCCGACTTATGCAACTTTACCGTCCCCTCCACCCTTCGTCGGGGGCAACTGCAAATCGCCGTTTCCACGGGAGGGGCCAGTCCTACGCTGGCCAAAAAAATCCGCCAAGAGTTGGAAGAAACGTACGGACCCGAATACGCGGTCTACCTGAATCTGCTCAAAGAGATGCGCCAACGGATTCAGGAGGCTGTCGCCGATGCTGCTGTCCGCCATCAATTGATGGCGCGCCTCGTGGATGAGGAATGGATGGTATTGTGTAAAACCGATCCCAACGAGGCGCGCCGTCGTATGGAGAGTTGGATCGAACAAGCGGCCACGGCGGAAATCAGCGGGTGA
- a CDS encoding cytochrome C assembly family protein codes for MFAERWVYDLIIYLYALGLLFAFADLLHKNRRANRLALSLFIAVWMIQTVFIAFRLFELFPLMTSFDSLFFYSWAIVALTLLINWLYHMDLVVFSANLVGFAVLAINFFVARDTSRHLSRLLLSELVFVHVTMAFLAYAAFSLSAVFAILYLIGDHLLKQKKWNRLLRLLPSLEHLQRLSYGFSLIGMPLLLSAIILGVIWAYQTNINGFWYDPKIIGSLIVLSLYAIQLYQRAKQRWHGRRLAWWSAVSFLAMLLNYWISVTGISFHRWM; via the coding sequence GTGTTCGCTGAGCGTTGGGTGTACGATCTGATTATTTATCTTTATGCATTAGGGCTTCTTTTTGCCTTTGCGGATTTACTGCACAAGAACCGGCGGGCCAATCGGCTGGCCCTTTCCTTGTTCATCGCGGTTTGGATGATTCAAACGGTGTTTATCGCCTTTCGGCTGTTTGAACTGTTTCCGCTGATGACATCGTTTGATTCTTTGTTTTTCTACTCGTGGGCCATTGTGGCGCTCACCTTGTTGATCAACTGGTTGTATCACATGGATTTGGTCGTATTTTCCGCGAATTTGGTGGGGTTTGCCGTACTGGCCATCAATTTTTTTGTCGCCCGTGACACGTCACGCCATTTGTCCCGACTGCTTCTGTCGGAATTGGTGTTCGTCCATGTCACGATGGCGTTTTTGGCCTATGCGGCTTTTTCTTTGTCTGCCGTTTTCGCGATCCTATATCTGATCGGGGATCATTTGCTGAAACAGAAGAAATGGAACCGGCTATTGCGTTTGTTACCTAGTTTAGAACATTTGCAAAGGCTGTCCTACGGTTTTTCCCTGATCGGGATGCCGTTATTGCTCTCGGCGATCATTTTGGGTGTGATTTGGGCGTATCAGACGAATATCAACGGATTTTGGTATGATCCCAAAATTATCGGATCCCTGATCGTGTTGTCGTTGTATGCGATTCAGCTGTACCAGAGGGCGAAACAAAGATGGCACGGACGGCGGCTGGCGTGGTGGAGTGCCGTGTCGTTCCTGGCGATGTTGCTCAATTATTGGATATCCGTTACGGGAATTTCATTCCACCGGTGGATGTAA